Proteins encoded in a region of the Campylobacter geochelonis genome:
- a CDS encoding phosphoribosyltransferase has protein sequence MRYYSYDEFEKDVKSLAKRVRDEFNPDAFVAIARGGMTIGHYLAIALESRNLFALNSIHYDDTKKLDTVEVFNLPDLSKFKKILIVDDIIDSGESMVEIKRVLKEKYPDAEFKVATIFYKHHALVKPEFSINEANDWIEFCWDIKI, from the coding sequence ATGAGATATTATAGTTATGACGAATTTGAAAAAGATGTAAAATCCCTTGCAAAAAGGGTAAGGGATGAGTTTAACCCAGATGCTTTTGTAGCTATCGCAAGGGGTGGAATGACGATAGGGCATTATTTAGCAATCGCGTTAGAGAGTAGGAATTTATTTGCGCTAAATTCTATCCATTATGATGATACAAAAAAGCTTGACACGGTTGAAGTCTTTAATTTGCCAGATTTAAGTAAATTCAAAAAAATTTTAATAGTAGATGATATCATCGATAGCGGCGAAAGTATGGTTGAGATAAAAAGGGTTTTAAAAGAGAAATATCCAGATGCTGAGTTTAAAGTAGCAACTATATTTTATAAACACCATGCGTTGGTAAAGCCAGAATTTAGTATAAATGAAGCAAACGACTGGATAGAGTTTTGTTGGGATATTAAAATTTAA